GGACACATTCAGTGTTGAAGTGAAATTACTTTCGACTTGAGTTATGTataaatatgaaaattaaaatgTTTGTGTATAAATTTTGAATATAGTAAGTTTAAATCTTAAATTTGTCTCACTAGATTCACTCTTTCTACAACTTTGTTGTATTTTAGACATGGAGATCTTACATAGACTCCATATGTTACATAGTAATTGTTTGTAAATGCTTAGTCCTAttagaataagaataagaatttTGCAATTTGAGATATTCTAACTGTTAGTTTCATATTTTATAGGTAAGCTAATTTATTTTTTGAACTGATATATATATCTTTAAATAATTAGTCACTGATTAAAGGTTTTTATTTTCTAATGCGTTCAGAATAGGTTATAGAAATTTCTTTTGACTCAAAAGCATTAGGCTGTTAGTATACATATTCTGCTCTTATGTGTTCCGTTAGATCTTAGAACTTACTGTATACTTTTATAGGCCTCTGGAGAATATttggttgattttttttttttaaagtaagaGGTTAAAGTTAAAAGAGAATATTCAAAAGTTAAGGTTGTGCTTCGATGATAATTGTTCGGATTATTCCTAGAACTTCGAATTGTTCAACCAAATAGTATCAAAATAAAGTGAATTACTTTATGGAGAGAGCTTACTTATCACTCCAGGCAAAAGTTTCTCCTGAAACAAGCTTATCATTAGTTCAAATTCCTTTAATTGGTATTATAAGCGAATTTGTATTAGATGAGTCAaaatccaaaaaagaaaaaatcaaagCCCGTAGAGAAAATAAACTAACAATTTTACTTTATagtggaaaagaaaaagaaggataCGTCAGTAGCTAGCGTAGTTTGTTGCAATTTGAGTAAATGCATTAAATAACCAAATTCAATCAACTTGCGTGGTTGTCATATTAATTGAAGTGGGGGTTATTCAAGAAGTCCTAACAAATCATAGAAACAAATAAAATACGGACACGTATTCTTTTTTAATATCACTATTAGGCAATCTAATTCTTGTTTGGAGTATATTGAAAGACCCATCATTGTGAACTGTGAAGTGACAATTACGTGTGCCAAATCTCAGCTGTTAGTGTGAAGGTTGTACTGTTTAATACAATGTCCAAATCCATTTTGAAGTTTGCTTCTATCCATAATCCACGAGTTTCAAACAACTAAACAACATACGTCCAATCTCTAAAGAGTTGTAGGTCTGGCTCTTAAAATTTTGCTTCTTTGGTGAACGTAATAAAGAAGTTCGGTATGATCTCCATGTGGTCTCGTCCCATTTGGACCTTTCAAAATCTTGTTTAAACCCAACATTTCTTGGATAACATGATTAATTAATTCTAAAATTGACTTCTCGTCCTTCTGAAAAAGCGGTTTTGGCACACTTATCAAGCTATTTTTGTCTTAAGCTTATTTCAAAATTGACGATAGGACTAGTTTTTGCTCAATTACTCAACTTCGATCACTACCATTACTAGGTCTAGATAATCTGTGAAGCCTCGTGTTATTTTAACGCTCTTTAGTATTTAGAAGTTATACTTGTTTGATGATAAATATGTGGAAGACTAAATCTTTAAGTCCAAAAATGATATAATGTACAAATAAGTATTAAAGAATGATTCGGGGCAAAGTTGGATATGTATAATTGCTAAGGGAAGCTAAAAATTAGTTGGAAAATGGACTTAATTAACCCCTAGGCAAACTTGACACAACCCTTCATCGCGACCTTCACCTCGAGCTAAACCTGTAGGTGGGAAATGATCCTCGTGTCGTGATGCTTGCACAAaaaatttccttaaaaataaTCCTCGTATGTCGAAGCATGATAATTTAAATATTCAATTCTAGAGAGAGATAAATTAGAACTATTATCCATTACTTACAATCATGATCACCAACCACCATTACAATCACCAATCACTATCGACAATCACCACAATCCGTCACCACTATATATTGTCAACCAATATCATCATTCGCCATTACCAGTAACTATTACATATTATCCGTCACAATTAGTTGACACCGCCAACtaccatatcaacaaccattaTTAATTACAGTCAGTCACCATCAACACTAACTACTATCCACCACCATAAGCAACACAATCCCCTTCAACCACTAGCAGTATCAACtgctaaataattttaaaaatattttattgatatagTATTAGATTGATTTAGTATTtattcaaattttatatttattaattgttagataAAAATAAATTCTATATATTCAGAGGTTAAGAAAAAACAGTCTTTAATTATTTAGTATTAATCAAATTGTAATATACTTTCTTAATATTTAGATGtatattcaaattcaaatttatAAATgttactctctctgtttcaaaataagtggccGGTACTTTTATTTGTTtcattttctttcaaaataaGTGATGTTTCACTAAATCAAGAAGATGTTaatttttttcttccaatttcccCTTATTGAAATAAGTGGATTTTTACATGGCTAAGAAATCATTAaagaactattttttttttcatatcatTTGATGAAGGGTAAGTTAGTAGGTAAAGCAGTTCTTACTTTTCAGGAGTAAGtaattttcttaaggggtgtgttcAAACTaaaaactcacttattatgaacTGAAGGAAGTAATGAACATCTTAACAACCATATGGTTCATCGAGACTCAAACATTTTAACCTTAATAAAAACAAATGAAGTCAATTCCTCAAATGGTCACTCAACTTAAGTAAATTATCTAATAAAGTCATTTATCTATCCTTTGTTCCTCATATGGTCATTGAAGTTTATACATTTTCCTTACAAAGTAACAAGGGTTAAAAGTCACTttacaaataaaagaaaaagggtcAAAGTAGTTCCTCATGTTTGCATTTTCAACTAATATAGTCTTATTCTTTAACATAAAAAACTAAGAACCTTTTAATGATACAAAATAGTACAGTTTTATTTCAACTCTAATTGTGGTATTAAAAGTAACGAAACACACAAAAAATTGTGACTAATAACTTTAGAAATGAAAAAAAACTTTTTCATTAAAAGAATGTGAAATAGCCTATATGTACTCTGTTAGCTTGGAACCTTAGGAGTTCAACAATAAAATAATGTTTTCTATTTATTCATTTTATGATTAATCTTTATTTGATAAAACAGTTTAAATTAGTTGTTAGTTTCTTCTACGGTAAAAATTATTGCCAGGACATTCATAATTAATAAGGAAGACGATGAATTCCTTCAAACAAAAAAACTAGGTCCTAATAAGGAAAAAAATCATATGTAAAAATTAATCATAAAACGTTTTTGTAAAGAAAAACACATAGATGCATATGGAAGGATATCATCATAATAATATAAGTCATTTGATATCACATGAAATAAGGATTCTATATCATCATTGTGTAAttcaaatattatttttgtcAATTTTGTAATATTAGTTGGGTGAAAATTATTTCCCCCCTACAACCCTGCTAAAAAAATTAAATAGCTCTCGCAACTTTGAACAATAATTGTTCCTCCCTTTATCTCATTTAAAAAATTTAGTACTTATTTTACCCTCTGCATTAACACTCTTCATTTCTTTTTTACATTTAAACATAATgatttgtttcttttttcttttttataatttatattatgAACTTACCTATATGACGAACACAATCTAATTTACAAAGTAAGAAAGTGAAAAATTGTTGGAGGACTATTATTTTTTGGTGTTAAAAAAATAAGGAATGTGTTTACTCTAAATCCAAACTTAAGGGACTAGTTTggtcctttttcttttatttttaaagtgaCTTTTGACTCTTGTTATTTTATAAGATAAATGCATAAACTTTAATGATCATATGAGGAATAAAGAAAAGATAAATGACTTTCATAGGTAAATTTCTTATGACCATATAAGGAACTGACTCAAACAAATGCACGCTAAGCCTAGCATAGCACAACGAATGAATTTATACCATATTTCTAAATTTGTTCTTATGCGGCATGTCAATTAAGCATTATGAATGAATGAGATGACATGTAATATGTAATATTTATAATGGACGCAGTATTgattaatttattattttaaaaaatataaaataattactatataatttttaaaatttgaatgATCATTTAAATAAGACATGATACACAGAATAACTAAACACGAATACACATTTAGACACCTCAATTCGTTCAACTTTAACTCATGTACTCCGATGCTGATGTGACATAAATGTTGAAGGTGCCTAGATGATCatttgtaagttggagtgtttaACTGACACAATGAAGATAAATCGGTATACCTAgttgatcattttgtaagttgagCGTTCAACTGACACAGTAgcacaagttgaggtgtctagatgatcattttgtaagttgacGTGTTCAACTAACAACAAAGACAAGTTTAGGTGACTATGTATATATTACatgtttttttaaaagttacCTAAGGTATGTAAAAAGAATTAATCACAGAAATAAATAAACTTGGAAGATAATTTTTGTTTTTAGATAATGATTAAAAACAAACCTCAAGTATCACTTTTTTGATGAGTTTTCCACCTGAGGTATCAGGTATGAAAGTTTCTTACTTtaactatcaccaactagttaGTAAAACACACCTCAATTATTAACTGTTTACTTTTTTTATCTGATAATTGAGATAGAAAAAATAAACAACTAACTGTTAAAGTGTGTTTTGCTAATAAGTTGATGAAAGTTTAGGTACTCAAATCTCACTCCTAATAGTTCATGTAAGAATATAAagtgtttttgattttttttttattactccctctgtttcaatatATGCAAATCTATTTCATTTTTAGTCTGTAcaaaaaagaatgacctcttttcatatttggaaacaatttacttttatataataatttatagccacacaaaatatatattccttattTTATACCACAAATTCAAAGGTCTTTTTTTTCCCTTAAATTTCGTTTCCAATCAAATGTGTTCGCATAAattgaaactttttttttttttgtacgtaACCTGGAAGATATCGGCTACAGGCAACATGTCAACTTCTGCCCCAACGTGTACACCTCTGACCACACCACACATCACTATCCTCCAACCTTTACCTCTAACCTCCAATTTTCCCCTTCAAATTCTTCAAATCTAAGCTAACacaaattagtttttttttttttcacaaaatcAAGAACCCAAATGAACATTTTTCACAAAGAATCAATGAAAAGAACTCAGCTTAGATTCACCCACCATAAAAAATGGTCAACACCCATTCTTGTATTCACAATCATAGTTCTAATACTCCTTTTCACACTAATTTTCACTAACACCATTTCCTCATTTAGCTCTAAATCATCAACCCCAAATTCAAAATCAACACTTTCTAATGAAAAATCTGAAATCTTGCCTGAACTGCCTAGATTAGCTTACTTAATTTCAGGTACAAAAAATgatgttgtaagaataaaaaggCTACTCCAAGCAGTGTACCATCCAAGAAATTATTATTTATTGCATCTTGATTTGGAAGCTTTAGATAGTGAGAGATTAGAGCTGGCTAAGTATGTTAAGTTTGAGGTTGTTTTTAGGGATTTTGGGAATGTTAAGGTTGTTGGAAAATCAGATCTGGTTACTTATAAAGGGCCTACTATGTTGGCTTCTATGTTGCATGCTGTTGCTATTCTGTTGAAGATGAATAAGAGATGGGATTGGTTTATTAATCTTAGTGCATCTGATTATCCACTTATGACACAAGATGGTTAGTACTCTGATACCCCTAattccttttgttttcttttaaaggatGTAATTTAATTTGTTTGAAGTCTAAAAACTATATTTGGCTTGCATTCTATATATAGTTGAAATGTATATGTTTGTGCTAAGTCAGCACTTATTGTCATGATGGAGTTGTTAATGTAGTGATACTCTGCACTAGGAGTGGCAAATGGGCGGGTCGAAAATGGGTTAAACAAAAATTGATATAATTTCGGACCCGCTCATATTCAACaccgtttaaaaaaatgggttaACGACGGATTTATCCGTGGCTTAAGGAATAGTCCGGTGAGAACACAAGCTAAAAGCAAAAATAAGCTTAGACTCCAAGTAAGCAAGAACTCGTGAAAAATAACAAGCTGACAAATGGGtatgataatatggatatccattttTTTTAGTGGATAATATCCACATTTGATCCGTTTTAAAAAATTGGTTATCGAACCCATGTCTAATGGGTGGGATCAGATGTACTTGTTTTTTTTAAGCATTTTGCCAGTCCTTGTTTGAAGTGTAAAAACTATATTTTGCTCGAATTATCTATATAGTTGAAATATTTTGAAATGTGTATATGGTACTAAGTCAGCACTTACTGTCATGAAGGAGTAGTTAATTTAGTGATATTCTGCACCTACTGACTGAATCTTGAATCTTCCCTAATGATAATGAACTTGATCCAAATGTTGCTCCGCAGCAACACAATGATAGAGGTGGATCCAGGATTTTTACCACTGTACTCATTACACGCTTAGAATTATGGGTTCAAAATATAGTCTTTATTGAAATGTTGGTGATTTTTACCGGTATATTTAAGCTCCGTATTAAAAGTACTGGGTTCAATTGAATCCTTAGTTTGTTAGCTACATCCCCCACTAAGCACACGTACTCACAAATTTTTAAAATGATTGGCTCACCCTACTTTGTTATTTGGACTTTATAGGAAGTGTAATCTCTATATGGTGAATGTTAAGGAGAAGTTAAGTCTGCTTAAGTTTGATTGAGTTCATACTCTATTCTAGTCTAGTTTTAATATTGTATTTTTTCCCCCTCCTTTCCCTTTCTATTTGGTACATGGGAAAGGAGTAATGTTTATTAATTAAGTTTAATAGTTTATTACTTGAATCTTTGCACTTTTAAGTGGAAGATCTTGAAAAATCTATATTATGCTATATAGTCTCTTTCAGTTGATTATTCCAAATATTTTACAGCTAGTAGAATCTTATTATCACCACGCTATTGAAAGAACATAGTTTATATGCTAATACAAGTGATTATAACTTCTGCTAAAGCTGTGTAATCTTGAGATTCAGGTATGGTGTATGTAAGGAACATTATACTGTGGACAAGATTGAATGAGTTCAGTAGTTATTGCATCTCTGTTCTTTGTAACGTTAGAATACATTATGTTATCAAATAAATGCAAAAGAATCACGTCTTATTTCTACTTGTATGGTTAAATGCTAATTTGTATTATTTACAATAAATTTGATTCTGTTCTTATTTACCCCTCTAGTATTTGGTAAAGAAACCAAACAGCCACTAACATTCAATCAGTTTTTCATCTTGTCATTTTCCTTTATTTATTGCTTTCCCAGGTTGCTTGTTGCTGTCGCTTTTCCAGCTTCTTTGTTGTCTTGGCCAAAACTGATCACTGCCTATTGTTTACTTTTAATGTGGTCAAATTTATAGCAATTCGCAGCTTCCAGTTATCGACCTTAGTTAGTATTATCTTTATTCATCTAgtatcttttctttttgtttcagATATACTCCACATTTTCTCATACTTGCCTAGGGATCTGAATTTTCTTGAGCACTCAAGTAATATTGGTTATAAAGAGTGAGCATACTATGACTTGACTCCGTTTCATAGGATCTTCTTTCTGAAGGCAAACATATTTTGTCTTTGATGACTGCTGTTGAGTAACTTTGAGTTACCTGTTCTATTTTCTAGGTTCTCGAGGGTCAGGCCTATTATTATAGATCCTGGTTTATATCATCTGAAGAAATCCGGTGTGTTCTGGGCTAAGGAGAAAAGATCTATGCCTGCTTCTTTCAAGGTGTTTATGGGTACTGCTCGATATTTGCTTCCTTTtctgtatatacacatataatatgcaTGCATATGTGTACAGTGTGCTCTACATTGTAGTGATTCGTTTACTTTTCTTACTCCACTGATAGGTTATTGATTTGTTTTTGAGAAGGAAAGTGGGAATAGAATAAAGATTAGTACTCAATTATTCATAAGTTCTCTTAAGATGGATAGCAAAATTGCATAATAAAAATTTGCTAGTGATTAGTTTCTATTGAAGTATTGTAAGGGCAAATGATAAAAAAACAGAGCTATGAGGGCATGCATCGAGCGGAGTAACATGCTTCCTTGCCAGTATCTAGTGTTAAAGTAACAGATGTTGTACAATGATTACTTTGGCATTACTTGGATAACAAACCtcttcctttttgttttttttctcttttttttttttttcataaagcGTCATAATAATGGCGTTTACTGTTTGTTCTTGATTCGACACACTTCCACTGTGGGGGGTGTGTGACAGACTGGGTAGGGGGTCGTGGGGCTAGATGCTTTTTTGTCAGCCATTTTTCGTCTTCCTTTGTGACTCCATAACTTGTTACCTTCTAAAGCGGAATGCATGTAGACGTCACGACATGCAGATTTGGACAGAGAGAGTAGATAGCTTTCAAGATGATTTTCTAATAGTGTTCTGATAATTTCTGTTTATAAATTATAATCGAACTAGGAGTGAGTTCAATGGATCAGGATTCTGCTTTCCTCTTGATGATTTTGTATCAAATATATGCTTGATGCCTTCCAAATTCTGAGCAAAATAGAGTGGCAACAAATGAGTTAGGGCCAATCTTTTGGCGATTAATTGACACTCGTTTATGCTTTCcaacaaaatatatcaaagagCATATTTCAATGTAGAATATGTTAGCTGTTAGCTCCTTTTCTTTTAAAAGAAAGTTTTGTTCCCTCAAATAGTCATTTGTTGTTTTGATTTCACTTCCAGGTTCTGAATGGGTGATGCTCTCAAGGTCATTCCTCGAGTTTTGTATTTGGGGCTGGGACAATCTCCCGCGCACTCTTCTTATGTACTACACAAATTTCTTGTATTCTCTCGAGGGCTACTTCCACACCATTGTCTGCAATCACAAAGACTACCAGAACACGACAGTGAACCACGACTTGCATTACATCAAATGGGACAATCCCCCGAGGCAGTATCCTATCAATTTAACACTCGAGCACTTTGAGGACATGGTCCAGAGTGGTGTTCCTTTTGCTCGTACTTTTGCTACAGATGATCCGGTTCTTGATAAAATTGACAAGAACATCTTGAGGAGATCGTCTAGTCGATTTTCA
The nucleotide sequence above comes from Lycium barbarum isolate Lr01 chromosome 3, ASM1917538v2, whole genome shotgun sequence. Encoded proteins:
- the LOC132630299 gene encoding beta-glucuronosyltransferase GlcAT14C-like — translated: MNIFHKESMKRTQLRFTHHKKWSTPILVFTIIVLILLFTLIFTNTISSFSSKSSTPNSKSTLSNEKSEILPELPRLAYLISGTKNDVVRIKRLLQAVYHPRNYYLLHLDLEALDSERLELAKYVKFEVVFRDFGNVKVVGKSDLVTYKGPTMLASMLHAVAILLKMNKRWDWFINLSASDYPLMTQDDILHIFSYLPRDLNFLEHSSNIGYKEFSRVRPIIIDPGLYHLKKSGVFWAKEKRSMPASFKVFMGSEWVMLSRSFLEFCIWGWDNLPRTLLMYYTNFLYSLEGYFHTIVCNHKDYQNTTVNHDLHYIKWDNPPRQYPINLTLEHFEDMVQSGVPFARTFATDDPVLDKIDKNILRRSSSRFSPGAWCVGNSGLGKDPCIVYGSIDAVKPSAGSRSLEKLVLKLLDTENFRSRQCK